A region from the Cannabis sativa cultivar Pink pepper isolate KNU-18-1 chromosome 9, ASM2916894v1, whole genome shotgun sequence genome encodes:
- the LOC115722915 gene encoding electron transfer flavoprotein-ubiquinone oxidoreductase, mitochondrial isoform X3: MNFFLSGNRKSLSQLVRWMGAKAEELGVEIYPGFAASEILYDANDFVVGIGTNDMGIAKDGSKKENFQRGVELKGRITLLYEGCRGSLSEKIIKKYKLREKEQSQHQTYALGIKEVWEIDEGKHKPGFVLHTMGWPLDRKTYGGSFMYHMNDRQVSIGLVVALNYHNPFLNPYEEFQKLKHHPAIKPMLEGGTVLQYGARTLNEGGFQSIPYPVFPGGAIIGCSAGFLNVPKIKGTHTAMKSGMLAAEAAFNVLHEGLNMETYWDNLKNSWIWKELYEARNYRPAFEYGLVPGLAISAIEHYILKGKFPFTLKHGKPDHEATNVAELHQQIHYPKPDGVLSFDVPTSLHRSNTNHEHDQPAHLRLRDPKIPELVNLPEYAGPESRYCPARVYEYNPDENGQVKLQINAQNCLHCKACDIKDPKQNIEWTVPEGGGGPGYSVM, encoded by the exons ATGAACTTCTTCCTCAGTGGAAACAGGAAGAG TTTAAGTCAATTAGTTCGTTGGATGGGAGCCAAGGCTGAAGAATTAGGAGTAGAAATATACCCAGGTTTTGCTGCTAGTGAG ATATTGTATGATGCGAATGATTTTGTTGTTGGGATTGGCACTAATGATATGGGAATTGCAAAAGATGGTTCAAAGAAGGAAAATTTTCAGCGTGGTGTTGAACTGAAAg GACGGATAACGCTTCTATACGAGGGTTGTCGAGGGTCATTATCGGAG aaaattattaaaaagtaCAAATTGAGAGAGAAGGAGCAGTCTCAACATCAGACTTATGCTTTGGGAATTAAAGAG GTCTGGGAAATTGACGAGGGCAAACATAAACCTGGTTTTGTGCTTCATACAATGGGTTGGCCTTTGGATCGAAAGACATATGGAGGGTCGTTTATGTACCACATGAATGATAGACAG GTTTCTATTGGTCTAGTAGTTGCTTTGAATTATCACAACCCATTTTTGAACCCTTATGAGGAGTTCCAG AAACTTAAGCATCATCCTGCAATCAAACCAATGTTGGAAGGTGGGACAGTTCTCCAATATGGAGCTCGCACTTTGAATGAAGGTGGTTTTCAG TCTATCCCATATCCAGTTTTCCCTGGAGGAGCAATTATTGGATGTTCAGCTGGCTTCTTAAATGTTCCTAAAATTAAGGGAACACATACAGCAATGAAATCAG GAATGCTGGCCGCAGAAGCTGCATTTAATGTACTTCATGAAGGCTTGAACATGGAAACATATTGGGATAATTTAAAGAATTCATGGATATGGAAAGAGCTATATGAAGCTCGTAACTACCGGCCA GCATTTGAATACGGACTCGTTCCTGGCCTTGCAATAAGTGCTATTGAACA CTATATATTGAAAGGAAAGTTCCCTTTCACATTGAAGCATGGGAAACCCGACCACGAGGCAACAAAT GTAGCCGAATTACATCAACAAATTCATTATCCAAAACCAGATGGGGTGCTCTCCTTTGATGTTCCAACTTCTCTTCACAG GAGCAACACAAATCATGAGCATGACCAACCGGCTCACCTTCGCTTAAGGGACCCAAAGATTCCTGAACTTGTAAATCTGCCAGAATATGCTGGACCCGAGTCACGTTATTGTCCTGCCCGTGTATACGA GTACAACCCAGATGAAAATGGTCAAGTAAAGTTACAGATCAACGCTCAAAATTGCCTGCACTGCAAG GCGTGTGATATAAAAGACCCAAAGCAAAACATTGAGTGGACAGTGCCTGAAGGAGGTGGTGGCCCGGGCTACTCTGTCATGTAG
- the LOC115722915 gene encoding electron transfer flavoprotein-ubiquinone oxidoreductase, mitochondrial isoform X2 — protein MSICLSALSRKELKLSPISVPVSSDKFWFLTKNRALSFPCPFDNKGNYVISLSQLVRWMGAKAEELGVEIYPGFAASEILYDANDFVVGIGTNDMGIAKDGSKKENFQRGVELKGRITLLYEGCRGSLSEKIIKKYKLREKEQSQHQTYALGIKEVWEIDEGKHKPGFVLHTMGWPLDRKTYGGSFMYHMNDRQVSIGLVVALNYHNPFLNPYEEFQKLKHHPAIKPMLEGGTVLQYGARTLNEGGFQSIPYPVFPGGAIIGCSAGFLNVPKIKGTHTAMKSGMLAAEAAFNVLHEGLNMETYWDNLKNSWIWKELYEARNYRPAFEYGLVPGLAISAIEHYILKGKFPFTLKHGKPDHEATNVAELHQQIHYPKPDGVLSFDVPTSLHRSNTNHEHDQPAHLRLRDPKIPELVNLPEYAGPESRYCPARVYEYNPDENGQVKLQINAQNCLHCKACDIKDPKQNIEWTVPEGGGGPGYSVM, from the exons TCACCGATCTCTGTCCCTGTTTCATCTGACAAATTCTGGTTTCTTACAAAGAATCGCGCACTTTCTTTTCCCTGTCCTTTTGATAATAAAGGAAATTATGTAATAAG TTTAAGTCAATTAGTTCGTTGGATGGGAGCCAAGGCTGAAGAATTAGGAGTAGAAATATACCCAGGTTTTGCTGCTAGTGAG ATATTGTATGATGCGAATGATTTTGTTGTTGGGATTGGCACTAATGATATGGGAATTGCAAAAGATGGTTCAAAGAAGGAAAATTTTCAGCGTGGTGTTGAACTGAAAg GACGGATAACGCTTCTATACGAGGGTTGTCGAGGGTCATTATCGGAG aaaattattaaaaagtaCAAATTGAGAGAGAAGGAGCAGTCTCAACATCAGACTTATGCTTTGGGAATTAAAGAG GTCTGGGAAATTGACGAGGGCAAACATAAACCTGGTTTTGTGCTTCATACAATGGGTTGGCCTTTGGATCGAAAGACATATGGAGGGTCGTTTATGTACCACATGAATGATAGACAG GTTTCTATTGGTCTAGTAGTTGCTTTGAATTATCACAACCCATTTTTGAACCCTTATGAGGAGTTCCAG AAACTTAAGCATCATCCTGCAATCAAACCAATGTTGGAAGGTGGGACAGTTCTCCAATATGGAGCTCGCACTTTGAATGAAGGTGGTTTTCAG TCTATCCCATATCCAGTTTTCCCTGGAGGAGCAATTATTGGATGTTCAGCTGGCTTCTTAAATGTTCCTAAAATTAAGGGAACACATACAGCAATGAAATCAG GAATGCTGGCCGCAGAAGCTGCATTTAATGTACTTCATGAAGGCTTGAACATGGAAACATATTGGGATAATTTAAAGAATTCATGGATATGGAAAGAGCTATATGAAGCTCGTAACTACCGGCCA GCATTTGAATACGGACTCGTTCCTGGCCTTGCAATAAGTGCTATTGAACA CTATATATTGAAAGGAAAGTTCCCTTTCACATTGAAGCATGGGAAACCCGACCACGAGGCAACAAAT GTAGCCGAATTACATCAACAAATTCATTATCCAAAACCAGATGGGGTGCTCTCCTTTGATGTTCCAACTTCTCTTCACAG GAGCAACACAAATCATGAGCATGACCAACCGGCTCACCTTCGCTTAAGGGACCCAAAGATTCCTGAACTTGTAAATCTGCCAGAATATGCTGGACCCGAGTCACGTTATTGTCCTGCCCGTGTATACGA GTACAACCCAGATGAAAATGGTCAAGTAAAGTTACAGATCAACGCTCAAAATTGCCTGCACTGCAAG GCGTGTGATATAAAAGACCCAAAGCAAAACATTGAGTGGACAGTGCCTGAAGGAGGTGGTGGCCCGGGCTACTCTGTCATGTAG